Genomic window (Drosophila sulfurigaster albostrigata strain 15112-1811.04 chromosome 2R, ASM2355843v2, whole genome shotgun sequence):
aattattatattttctgacAGAAAGTTTATATGCGCATGTTTCCAGATCCTTACAAAAACAAGCACTATTAATCAACAGCAAGGCAACTTCAATTTTAAGTCAAGTAGACGCACAAAAAGTGCtacaaacaaaagctaaaAGTTATTTAGGGTAATCACGTAATCAGTCAGAcgtctaacaacaacaagtgctgCGCGACAAAATCATCCCACGCATTGAATTGAGCAATCAGTAAATATGGTCTCATATTTTGTGCCGCGCGGGCGCTATTTACTCAAGGCTGGCAATGTGAGGAAAGCGCTCCAACAGGAACAGCCTAAGAATGCagttcaacagcagcagcagcagcatggcAATTGGTCAATGCTACGACACTTCCGACAGTCCTCGCAGGTGGCCAAGGcaaagccacaacaacaacaacagcaacatcagcagcaaccacaacgtGTTcgaccagcaacaacaacacagctgCAAGTCAGGCGCAACATGTTTGCACGCTGGACCGGCTTCTTGTTGCGTTGGGCACCCATGGGACTTTGCGTGTTTGGCGCCATCGAATGGCAATTTCACAAATATTCCACCGTCAATGATGGCAACACTCCGCACACAGCTTCGCAGTTCCAGTCGATGGTCTACTGTTCGCTGCCGTTGCGCATAATCAGTCGCTGCTGGGGATGGTTGGCCTCCTGCTACATGCCGAATGTGATGCGTCCCTATGTTTATGGCTGGTACTCGCAAATGTTTAATGTGAACATCAGTGAGGCACAGTATCCGGACTATAGTCACTACAACAGCATGGCCGAGTTCTTCACGCGCCCACTCAGGGAAGGTGCTCGTCTCATCGATGCCAAGGCGCCACTTGTGTCCCCTGCCGATGGCAAAGTGTTGCACTTTGGCAGCGCGTCCGATTCGCGCATTGAGCAGGTGAAAGGCGTCAATTATAGCATCGAGGATTTCCTGGGACCGCTGCAGACGGTCGAGCAATCCAAGGAGGCAGCCGCTAGCTATGCCAACGCATTGAAACAGCAGCGCGATGGCAGCACAGAGCTCTATCAATGCGTCATCTACTTGGCACCCGGAGATTATCACCGCTTTCATTCAGCCGCCGCCTGGGAGCCGACGGTGCGACGTCACTTCTCCGGCGAACTCTTATCAGTGAGCCCCAAAGTCGCGGGTTGGCTGCCTGGCTTGTTCTGTCTCAATGAGCGCGTTGTCTACATGGGCAAATGGCAGCATGGTTTCTTCAGCTACACCGCTGTGGGAGCCACCAATGTGGGCAGCGTTGAGATCTATATGGATGCGGACTTGAAGACAAATCGCTGGACAGGCTTCAATGTGGGCGCCCATCCACCCAGCACCTACGAATACGAAGAGAAGGAACTGAAGGATGTGGCACAAAAGTTCAACAAGGGAGATCTGGTGGGACAGTTCAACATGGGCAGCAccattgtgttgttgttcgaGGCACCAAAGAACTTCCAGTTCGATATTGAGGCAGGTCAGAAGATCAGCGTCGGTCAATCCTTGGGACATCTGGTCTGAAGGACACAACAACAGATTGGACAATTCCTGATAAATCCTAGACAGGAGGCAAACAAATTGTGATGAGCGTTCCAC
Coding sequences:
- the LOC133839145 gene encoding phosphatidylserine decarboxylase proenzyme, mitochondrial, whose product is MVSYFVPRGRYLLKAGNVRKALQQEQPKNAVQQQQQQHGNWSMLRHFRQSSQVAKAKPQQQQQQHQQQPQRVRPATTTQLQVRRNMFARWTGFLLRWAPMGLCVFGAIEWQFHKYSTVNDGNTPHTASQFQSMVYCSLPLRIISRCWGWLASCYMPNVMRPYVYGWYSQMFNVNISEAQYPDYSHYNSMAEFFTRPLREGARLIDAKAPLVSPADGKVLHFGSASDSRIEQVKGVNYSIEDFLGPLQTVEQSKEAAASYANALKQQRDGSTELYQCVIYLAPGDYHRFHSAAAWEPTVRRHFSGELLSVSPKVAGWLPGLFCLNERVVYMGKWQHGFFSYTAVGATNVGSVEIYMDADLKTNRWTGFNVGAHPPSTYEYEEKELKDVAQKFNKGDLVGQFNMGSTIVLLFEAPKNFQFDIEAGQKISVGQSLGHLV